In a genomic window of Acidobacteriota bacterium:
- a CDS encoding SGNH/GDSL hydrolase family protein — translation MPGTPHRRSYWFVVLVAALTTGACSGNGGGGPTQPSPPPTTGPIYYTAIGASDAVGVGASVPCFPFAPCPDGTGYVPVVARRLAASREVNTTNLGLPATVIGPEIQALGNRHGRGIPGNFIQNAMPFVPRNSTLVTIFAGGNDVNAVGAALEGGAGGTAPEAFIAQQVRVFADHYDELLRGIRQRAPSAQIVVLNVPNFAGLPFTAGYTPLRRRGLERISVGFSTEVVNRLTSHDVRVVDLLCDARSYQAANYSSDGFHPNDAGYAFMADLLVAAIERGAPSPRSTCPEMTLAPQ, via the coding sequence ATGCCCGGGACTCCACATCGTCGGTCGTACTGGTTCGTGGTCCTGGTCGCCGCCCTGACGACCGGGGCGTGCTCGGGAAACGGTGGCGGCGGCCCGACCCAGCCCTCGCCGCCACCGACGACGGGGCCGATCTACTACACCGCCATCGGGGCGAGCGACGCGGTCGGCGTCGGGGCCAGCGTGCCGTGCTTTCCGTTCGCCCCGTGTCCGGACGGCACCGGCTACGTGCCGGTCGTCGCCCGGCGGCTCGCGGCGAGCCGGGAGGTCAACACCACCAATCTCGGCCTGCCCGCCACGGTCATCGGTCCCGAGATCCAGGCGCTCGGCAACCGGCACGGCCGCGGCATTCCCGGCAACTTCATCCAGAACGCGATGCCCTTCGTGCCCCGCAACTCGACGCTCGTGACGATCTTCGCCGGGGGGAACGACGTCAACGCCGTCGGGGCGGCCCTCGAAGGGGGGGCGGGGGGCACGGCGCCCGAGGCGTTCATCGCCCAGCAGGTCCGCGTGTTCGCCGACCACTATGACGAGCTGCTGCGCGGTATCCGGCAGCGGGCGCCGTCGGCGCAGATCGTCGTGCTCAACGTACCGAACTTCGCGGGGCTGCCGTTCACCGCCGGCTACACGCCGCTGCGTCGCCGCGGGCTCGAGCGCATCTCGGTGGGTTTCTCGACCGAGGTCGTCAACCGCCTGACGTCCCACGACGTTCGAGTGGTCGATCTGCTGTGCGATGCGAGGTCCTACCAGGCCGCCAACTACTCGTCGGACGGTTTCCACCCGAACGACGCGGGGTACGCGTTCATGGCCGATCTGCTGGTCGCCGCCATCGAGCGCGGCGCTCCGTCACCGCGCAGCACCTGTCCGGAGATGACTCTGGCGCCGCAGTGA
- the truA gene encoding tRNA pseudouridine(38-40) synthase TruA, translated as MPRFKLTLEYAGTRYSGWQIQKNARTVQGELDRAVRHVTGRASFDLQGSGRTDAGVHALQQVAHLDVATTLPPATLVVRLNDELPSDIHVLDATIVSHRFHARHDAVGRSYLYQVSRRRTAFAKPLVWWVREPLDLERMREAATALAGFNDYRAFTDDDPGEKSTKVLVEGITLAEAGPLVLIRVEGSHFLWKMVRRLVGVLVEIGCGRLHGTEVAALLAGPSTLPARLTAPAAGLFLERVSYRGDRRDWPIEPVVHLRG; from the coding sequence ATGCCCCGCTTCAAGCTGACGCTCGAATACGCCGGCACCCGGTACAGCGGGTGGCAGATCCAGAAGAACGCGCGCACGGTCCAGGGCGAGCTCGATCGCGCCGTCAGGCACGTGACCGGACGCGCGTCGTTCGACTTGCAGGGGTCGGGACGGACCGACGCCGGCGTCCACGCCCTGCAGCAGGTCGCTCACCTCGACGTCGCCACGACGCTGCCGCCGGCGACGCTGGTCGTCCGCCTCAACGACGAGCTGCCCTCCGACATCCACGTCCTCGATGCGACAATTGTGTCGCACCGCTTCCACGCGCGGCACGATGCCGTCGGACGCAGCTACCTGTACCAGGTGAGCCGGCGCCGCACGGCCTTTGCCAAGCCGCTGGTGTGGTGGGTCCGCGAACCGCTCGACCTCGAGCGGATGCGAGAGGCCGCGACCGCGCTCGCCGGGTTCAACGACTACCGCGCGTTCACCGACGACGATCCCGGCGAGAAGTCGACCAAGGTGCTGGTGGAGGGCATCACCCTGGCCGAGGCCGGCCCGCTCGTGCTGATCCGGGTCGAGGGCTCGCACTTTCTGTGGAAGATGGTCAGGCGGCTCGTGGGCGTGCTGGTCGAGATCGGGTGCGGTCGCCTGCATGGCACGGAGGTCGCGGCCCTGCTCGCTGGCCCCTCCACGCTCCCCGCCCGTCTCACCGCCCCGGCTGCCGGGTTGTTCCTCGAACGCGTGTCGTACCGGGGCGACCGGCGCGACTGGCCAATCGAGCCGGTCGTGCACCTTCGAGGCTGA
- a CDS encoding ABC transporter permease — MKLAISLRISARQLAVHRTRTMLALTGIVIGVSAVIVVVAVGQGAQDDVLRRIDAMGTNLILVSAGPVRPIAGRQPARGLVTTMTVGDAAAIVDECPSVVAAAPVESQRVPVRYGAFSANTSIVATTAAYADVRRLRVARGAFFTEDEEAAAMRVALVGSTVVANLFGGRDAVGETIRLNTVPFEVVGVLEVRGLDLNGVDQDDVVIVPLRTALRRLFNQAHVSAISVQAPREDLIDAAAAEIRGVLRERHRLDRTGAPDDFTIQTQIELLAAQQDVSGTFTRLVGGIAAVSLLVGGFGILAVMLMAVRERTREIGLRMAVGASRRQVRLQFVLEAAALGVGGGLTGIVLGLAGGGALAAATSWAISVSWLSVVLSFGFALGVGLAFGVYPAQRAARLDPIEALRSE; from the coding sequence GTGAAGCTCGCCATCAGTCTGCGCATTTCCGCCCGCCAGCTGGCCGTGCACCGGACGCGCACGATGCTCGCCCTGACGGGCATCGTCATCGGCGTGTCGGCCGTGATCGTGGTGGTCGCCGTGGGCCAGGGCGCGCAGGATGACGTGCTCCGCCGGATCGACGCGATGGGCACCAACCTGATTCTCGTCTCCGCCGGTCCGGTGCGCCCGATTGCCGGGCGACAGCCGGCACGCGGCCTCGTCACGACGATGACCGTGGGAGATGCTGCGGCGATCGTGGACGAGTGTCCGTCGGTCGTCGCCGCCGCACCGGTCGAGTCGCAGCGGGTCCCGGTGCGCTACGGCGCCTTCAGCGCGAACACCTCTATCGTCGCGACGACGGCTGCCTACGCCGACGTGCGTCGCCTGCGCGTCGCCCGTGGCGCGTTCTTCACCGAAGACGAGGAGGCGGCGGCGATGCGCGTGGCCCTCGTCGGTTCGACGGTCGTGGCCAACCTTTTCGGAGGACGCGACGCGGTGGGTGAGACGATTCGCCTCAACACCGTCCCCTTCGAGGTCGTGGGCGTGCTCGAGGTCAGGGGACTCGACCTCAACGGGGTCGATCAGGACGACGTGGTGATCGTGCCGCTCAGAACGGCGCTGCGCCGCCTGTTCAATCAGGCGCACGTGAGTGCCATCTCGGTCCAGGCGCCACGCGAAGATCTCATCGACGCGGCCGCGGCGGAGATTCGCGGCGTGCTGCGCGAACGCCACCGGCTGGACCGGACGGGTGCGCCCGACGACTTCACCATCCAGACCCAGATCGAGCTGCTGGCCGCGCAGCAGGACGTGTCCGGCACGTTCACCCGGCTCGTGGGCGGCATCGCGGCCGTGTCGCTGCTCGTCGGCGGGTTCGGGATCCTGGCCGTGATGCTGATGGCCGTACGCGAGCGGACGCGCGAGATCGGACTGCGCATGGCGGTCGGCGCCAGCCGGCGCCAGGTCCGCCTCCAGTTCGTCCTCGAAGCCGCCGCGCTCGGCGTGGGCGGCGGGCTCACCGGCATCGTGCTTGGCCTCGCCGGCGGCGGCGCTCTCGCTGCGGCAACCTCCTGGGCCATCAGCGTGTCATGGCTGTCGGTCGTGCTCTCCTTCGGGTTCGCGCTCGGCGTGGGCCTCGCGTTCGGCGTGTATCCAGCCCAGCGCGCCGCCCGCCTCGATCCGATCGAGGCGTTGCGAAGCGAGTAG
- a CDS encoding aminotransferase class III-fold pyridoxal phosphate-dependent enzyme — MERKETSGRMSGDEMVALTRRHTVFEWSAQSKVDPIPVAGAKGVYFWTPEGKQYLDFNSQLMCVNIGHGDERVIRAIQEQAATLAYANPFMATEPRARLGAKLAEIAPGDIDVFFFTNGGAEANENALKIARLYTGRHKVLARYRSYHGGTAAAITLTGDPRRWWAEPGAPGIVHFLDAYHGVQRGWDPVDAALANLEEVVQLEGPHTIAAIFLESVTGTNGILVPPDGYMQGVRALCDRHGILMVADEVMAGFGRTGRWFAIDHWGVVPDMITMAKGLTSAYVPLGALGMRRPIADHFRDRVFAGGLTYNSHPLGCAAALATIAVYEEDGLIERAAAMGEVMRDLLADLERRHPSVGATRSIGLFGIVELIRNRTTGEPMAPFNGTSDEMAAIGRFFREHGLYTFVRWNTFFTNPPLCITEAELRQGFAIIDRALDIADRAVVE, encoded by the coding sequence ATGGAGCGCAAGGAGACGTCGGGCCGCATGAGCGGCGACGAGATGGTCGCGTTGACCAGACGGCACACCGTGTTCGAGTGGTCGGCGCAGTCGAAGGTCGACCCCATTCCGGTCGCCGGGGCCAAGGGAGTGTACTTCTGGACGCCCGAAGGCAAGCAGTACCTGGACTTCAACAGCCAGCTGATGTGCGTCAACATCGGGCACGGCGACGAGCGCGTGATCCGGGCGATTCAGGAGCAGGCCGCCACGCTCGCCTACGCCAACCCCTTCATGGCCACCGAGCCGAGGGCGCGGCTCGGCGCCAAGCTCGCCGAGATTGCTCCGGGCGACATCGACGTGTTCTTCTTCACCAACGGCGGCGCGGAGGCCAACGAGAACGCCCTGAAGATCGCCCGGCTCTACACGGGCCGCCACAAGGTGCTCGCCCGGTACCGGTCGTACCACGGGGGCACGGCCGCGGCCATCACGCTCACCGGCGACCCGCGCCGGTGGTGGGCCGAACCCGGCGCGCCGGGCATCGTCCACTTCCTCGACGCGTACCACGGCGTGCAACGGGGGTGGGATCCGGTCGACGCGGCGCTCGCCAACCTCGAGGAGGTCGTCCAGCTCGAGGGGCCGCACACGATTGCCGCGATCTTCCTCGAAAGCGTCACCGGCACGAACGGCATTCTCGTGCCGCCAGACGGCTACATGCAGGGCGTCCGCGCGCTCTGCGACCGACACGGCATCCTGATGGTGGCCGACGAGGTGATGGCGGGCTTCGGGCGCACCGGCAGGTGGTTTGCCATCGATCACTGGGGAGTCGTGCCCGACATGATCACGATGGCCAAGGGGCTGACGAGCGCGTACGTGCCGCTCGGTGCCCTGGGCATGCGCCGACCCATCGCCGATCACTTCCGCGACCGGGTCTTCGCTGGCGGCCTGACCTACAACAGCCACCCGCTAGGGTGCGCGGCGGCCCTGGCGACCATCGCCGTGTACGAGGAGGACGGGCTCATCGAACGGGCGGCGGCGATGGGCGAGGTCATGCGCGACCTGCTGGCCGACCTCGAGCGCAGGCATCCGTCGGTCGGGGCCACGCGGTCCATCGGCCTCTTCGGCATCGTCGAGCTGATCAGGAACCGCACGACCGGCGAGCCGATGGCGCCGTTCAACGGAACCTCCGACGAGATGGCCGCCATCGGCCGCTTCTTCAGGGAGCACGGCCTGTACACCTTCGTGAGGTGGAACACGTTCTTCACGAACCCGCCCTTGTGCATCACCGAGGCCGAGCTCCGCCAGGGGTTCGCGATCATCGATCGCGCGCTCGACATCGCCGACCGGGCCGTGGTCGAGTGA
- a CDS encoding DUF2914 domain-containing protein, with protein MATEVEPTAAAVPGRLDRARAWLATHETRLWWLHSVWALAFGIGVMWLGTRHYGWLRGAMAYVVVIWATSLALPRLSQHPRWSPRGRALIETVVYYFHRNFYQQLLFFVLPIYAASTTLGSVNALFPALVALSAVLASLDVVYDRHMAARRGIMAVFFAFNLFACVNVALPVLWAVNHADAMRVSAALALVGFATLRYPARALGRTGVVAGLVLSAVLLGGLIEWGRRAIPPAPLRLASGVFGREIDRRHPAIVGRFDEIPADWQGRVYALTAVQAPLGLEDRLRHRWIVDGVTVHTTPHYVVSGGREQGFRLWSYYTLKRPRPGARLMVDVETEAGQLVGRAVLRVAAQ; from the coding sequence ATGGCGACGGAAGTCGAGCCCACGGCGGCCGCCGTGCCGGGGCGCCTGGACCGGGCACGGGCCTGGCTCGCGACCCACGAGACGCGCCTGTGGTGGCTCCACAGCGTCTGGGCGCTCGCGTTCGGCATTGGCGTGATGTGGCTGGGGACACGTCATTACGGCTGGCTGCGTGGGGCCATGGCCTACGTCGTCGTGATCTGGGCGACGAGCCTAGCGCTGCCGCGCCTGTCGCAGCACCCGCGATGGTCGCCGCGCGGGCGGGCGCTGATTGAGACCGTCGTCTACTACTTCCACCGCAACTTCTATCAGCAGCTGCTCTTCTTCGTGTTGCCGATCTACGCCGCGAGCACCACGCTCGGCTCGGTCAACGCCCTGTTTCCGGCGCTCGTCGCCCTCTCGGCGGTTCTCGCGAGCCTCGACGTCGTCTACGACCGCCACATGGCGGCCCGTCGCGGGATCATGGCGGTCTTCTTCGCGTTCAACCTGTTCGCGTGCGTCAACGTCGCCTTGCCGGTGCTGTGGGCGGTGAACCACGCCGACGCGATGCGCGTCAGCGCCGCGCTCGCCCTCGTCGGGTTCGCGACCTTGCGGTACCCCGCCCGCGCGCTGGGGCGGACGGGCGTCGTGGCCGGGCTCGTGCTCAGTGCCGTGCTGCTCGGCGGCCTGATCGAGTGGGGTCGCCGCGCGATTCCTCCAGCCCCGCTGCGCCTTGCGTCCGGCGTCTTCGGCCGCGAGATCGATCGCCGCCACCCGGCGATCGTCGGACGTTTCGACGAGATCCCGGCCGACTGGCAGGGACGCGTGTACGCGCTGACGGCCGTGCAGGCCCCGCTCGGTCTGGAGGATCGGCTGCGGCACCGCTGGATCGTCGACGGCGTCACGGTCCACACGACGCCCCACTACGTCGTCTCCGGCGGACGCGAGCAGGGATTCCGCCTCTGGAGCTACTACACGCTGAAGCGGCCGCGGCCGGGCGCCCGCCTGATGGTCGACGTGGAAACCGAGGCGGGGCAGCTCGTCGGGCGAGCCGTGCTGCGCGTCGCCGCCCAATGA
- a CDS encoding HD-GYP domain-containing protein: MSTIPLPGRERATGAGIGRLVRQGLVSVPGQFHPVDLDGLVLDTVLDFNLYLAAGPDHYVLFRSHHREFTARHRTRLLDNGVHTLFVRGDERGQYTRYLEQHLDTLLASPEVPTPKKANLLYKVSRSVVQEAFTEPRSQTIVPRTKRLATETVDFVLKSDRAVGQLARIMSTDYYTYTHSINVCVFVVSLAHHAGVSRADVADLAVGALLHDLGKSQIPKDLLTRDGPLSEAEMEVMRSHVLAGERLLASHGGLSPTAMVAVSQHHEKLDGSGYPRALSGDALHLFGRITAIADVFDAMTTNRSYQRAMTAFDALNRMKTALEDKFDQELLRKFIMMLRSPV, translated from the coding sequence ATGTCGACCATTCCGCTGCCCGGTCGTGAACGCGCCACAGGAGCTGGCATCGGACGCCTCGTGCGGCAGGGACTCGTGTCGGTGCCCGGGCAGTTCCACCCGGTGGACCTCGACGGGCTGGTGCTCGACACGGTGCTCGACTTCAACCTGTACCTCGCGGCCGGGCCCGACCACTACGTGCTGTTCCGCAGTCACCACCGGGAGTTCACGGCCCGTCATCGCACCCGCCTGCTCGACAACGGCGTGCACACGCTGTTCGTCCGCGGCGACGAGCGGGGTCAGTACACCCGCTATCTCGAGCAGCACCTCGACACGCTGCTCGCCAGCCCCGAGGTGCCGACGCCGAAGAAGGCGAACCTGCTCTACAAGGTCTCGCGCTCGGTCGTGCAGGAGGCGTTCACGGAGCCGCGGTCGCAGACGATCGTCCCGCGGACGAAGCGCCTGGCCACGGAGACGGTCGACTTCGTCCTGAAGAGCGATCGCGCGGTGGGCCAGCTCGCCCGGATCATGTCGACCGACTACTACACCTATACGCACTCCATCAACGTGTGCGTGTTCGTGGTGTCGCTCGCACACCACGCCGGCGTCTCGCGGGCCGACGTGGCGGACCTGGCGGTGGGCGCGCTGCTGCACGACCTCGGCAAGAGCCAGATTCCGAAGGACCTGCTGACGCGCGACGGCCCCCTGTCGGAGGCCGAGATGGAAGTGATGCGCAGCCACGTGCTGGCCGGTGAGCGACTGCTCGCCTCGCACGGCGGCCTTTCGCCGACGGCGATGGTGGCCGTCTCGCAGCACCACGAGAAGCTCGACGGCTCCGGGTACCCTCGGGCGCTCTCCGGCGACGCGCTGCATCTCTTCGGCCGCATCACGGCGATCGCCGACGTCTTCGACGCGATGACGACCAACCGCTCGTACCAGCGGGCGATGACGGCGTTCGATGCGCTCAACCGCATGAAGACGGCGCTCGAGGACAAGTTCGACCAGGAACTGCTGCGCAAGTTCATCATGATGCTGCGATCGCCCGTGTGA
- a CDS encoding ATP-grasp domain-containing protein translates to MATPYAGLTVVCLASYFKGVDFLRQCRLQGCRVVLVVKEKLRDEAWPHDSIDQFVTVANSAGPDEFVHVVSTLARTTRIDRIVALEEYDVMHAALIREHLRVPGMGTTTARLFRDKLAMRVKASEAGVRVPAFVHVLNEGEIRGFIDVVPPPWVLKPRSDVSAVGIQKLASADLVWQAIEALDARPALNERSSYYLLERFVTGDVYHVDALTQDGQVVFAAAHRYSRPPMEVAHHGGVFVTSTVERGSEDERALFSINRALLRSLNFVRGATHAEFIKGAHDGEFYFLEVAARVGGAYIAEAVEAATSVNVWREWANIELARDVFPYALPPVRHDYGGVALALARQEWPDTSAYTDAEIALRVKKRHHVGLVLRSPDHARLQSLLAQYVERFSQDFLAVLPPLERAE, encoded by the coding sequence ATGGCCACGCCCTACGCCGGACTCACCGTCGTCTGCCTCGCCAGCTACTTCAAGGGGGTCGACTTCCTCCGCCAGTGCCGTCTCCAGGGGTGCCGCGTGGTGCTCGTGGTCAAGGAGAAGCTCCGCGACGAGGCCTGGCCCCACGACAGCATCGATCAGTTCGTGACGGTGGCCAACAGCGCGGGCCCCGACGAGTTCGTGCACGTCGTCAGCACGCTCGCCCGGACCACGCGGATCGACCGCATCGTCGCCCTCGAGGAGTACGACGTCATGCACGCGGCGCTCATCCGCGAGCACCTGCGGGTTCCGGGGATGGGCACGACGACGGCCCGCCTGTTCCGAGACAAGCTGGCGATGCGGGTGAAGGCCAGCGAGGCAGGCGTCCGCGTGCCGGCCTTCGTGCACGTGCTGAACGAGGGCGAGATTCGTGGCTTCATCGACGTCGTACCACCGCCCTGGGTGCTGAAGCCACGGAGTGACGTGTCGGCGGTCGGCATCCAGAAGCTCGCCAGCGCCGACCTGGTGTGGCAGGCCATCGAAGCGCTCGACGCACGACCCGCGCTCAACGAGCGGTCGTCGTATTACCTGCTCGAACGCTTCGTGACGGGCGACGTGTACCACGTCGACGCGCTGACGCAGGATGGACAGGTGGTGTTCGCGGCCGCCCACCGGTACTCGCGGCCGCCGATGGAGGTCGCCCACCACGGCGGCGTCTTCGTCACGTCGACGGTCGAACGCGGGTCGGAGGACGAGCGTGCGCTCTTCTCGATCAACCGGGCGCTCCTGCGGTCGCTGAATTTCGTCCGTGGGGCGACGCACGCCGAGTTCATCAAGGGCGCGCACGACGGCGAGTTCTATTTCCTCGAGGTCGCCGCGCGTGTCGGCGGCGCCTACATCGCCGAGGCCGTCGAGGCCGCAACCAGCGTGAACGTGTGGCGGGAGTGGGCGAACATCGAGCTCGCGCGCGACGTGTTTCCATACGCGCTGCCGCCCGTGCGTCACGACTACGGCGGCGTCGCGCTGGCCCTCGCGCGGCAGGAATGGCCCGACACCTCGGCCTACACCGACGCGGAGATCGCGCTGCGCGTCAAGAAACGCCATCACGTGGGGCTCGTGCTGCGCTCGCCCGATCACGCGCGGCTCCAGTCGCTGCTCGCGCAGTACGTGGAACGGTTCAGCCAGGATTTTCTGGCGGTCCTGCCGCCGCTCGAGCGGGCGGAGTGA